A stretch of the Larimichthys crocea isolate SSNF chromosome IX, L_crocea_2.0, whole genome shotgun sequence genome encodes the following:
- the git2b gene encoding ARF GTPase-activating protein GIT2b isoform X1: MSKRVRSREVCADCSAPEPRWASVNRGVLICDECCSIHRGLGRHSSQVRHLTHSPWPSSQLQMVQTLYGNGANSIWEHSLLDPSSSVSGKRKANPQDRVHPNKTEFIKAKYQMLAYVHRMPCREDDSVTAKDLSKQLHSSVRTGNLETCLRLLSLGAQANFFHPGQQEKGNTPLHIAAKAGQMLQAELLAVYGADPGALDSSGKTPIDYARQAGHQELAERLVEIQYELTDRLTFYLCGRRPDHRNGQHFIIPQMADRNNSLDLSEFAKAAKKKLQSLSNHQFEELAMDVYDEVDRRETDAVWLATQNHSTLVTDTTVVPFLPVNPEYSSTRNQGRQKLARFSAHEFATLVIDILTDAKRRQWGNSCESPKDNVELILQGIDSRHNSESQDNDQPDYDSVASDEDPVQEATCGDSCNDRRTKSSESSDLSDGPITVQEFMEVKSALTASEAKIQQLLKVNCHLSEELRLMQSKLNSLQTENTTLRWQAPSGQQHLQGPFVRHPPRGGRAMSMYETGSSLRQYPHRVETARHEDGVILQPFPTNIGRGPLGTAASSLPTFPSSLSWSWDERSRRGCSLEGQSMMLENDYDTTPNHSELEETGSPLPASDAGEPGEEGEEDATLPCTEDVICKTEQITKNIQELLRAAQETKHESFLPCSEKICMAVTEMAALFPKRPSSETVRGSLCLLTSSASRLHGECQKAAEHNPCPSDIQLVTQQVIQCAYDIAKAAKQLVTVTTKENNN, encoded by the exons ATGTCAAAGCGAGTACGAAGCAGAGAGGTCTGCGCTGATTGCAGTGCTCCGG aGCCACGGTGGGCCTCTGTTAACAGGGGTGTGTTGATCTGTGATGAGTGCTGCAGCATCCATCGAGGTCTGGGGCGACACAGCTCTCAAGTCCGACATCTGACTCATTCACCATGGCCATCCTCACAGTTACAG ATGGTCCAGACACTCTATGGGAATGGGGCTAATTCCATATGGGAGCACAGCCTCCTCGACCCTTCCTCTTCAGTGAGCGGGAAGCGTAAAGCCAACCCCCAGGACAGAGTTCA TCCCAACAAGACAGAGTTCATCAAGGCCAAATATCAGATGTTGGCGTACGTCCATCGGATGCCTTGTCGCGAAGATGACAGTGTTACCGCAAAAGACCTTAGCAAG CAACTTCATTCCAGTGTTCGGACTGGAAACCTGGAGACCTGCCTAAGACTTTTATCTTTGGGCGCACAAGCCAACTTCTTCCATCCA GGACAACAGGAGAAAGGAAACACCCCGTTACATATAGCAGCGAAAGCAGGACAGATGTTACAAGCAGAACTGTTGGCGGTGTATGGAGCTGATCCCGGCGCTCTGGACTCCAGTGGAAAGACCCCCATTGATTATGCAAG ACAAGCTGGGCATCAGGAGCTGGCAGAGAGGCTAGTGGAGATACAGTATGAACTCACTGACCGGTTAACATTTTACCTTTGTGGTAGAAGGCCAG aTCACAGAAACGGGCAGCATTTTATCATCCCACAGATGGCAGACAG AAATAA cAGCCTGGATTTATCTGAGTTTGCAAAAGCTGCAAAGAAGAAGCTCCAGTCG CTAAGTAATCATCAGTTTGAAGAACTCGCCATGGATGTTTATGATGAAGTtgacagaagagaaacagatgCAG tgtGGTTGGCCACTCAGAACCACAGCACACTTGTAACAGACACCACAGTTGTGCCTTTCCTGCCGGTCAATCCAGAGTACTCATCGACCAGAAACCAG gGTCGTCAAAAATTGGCGAGGTTTAGTGCTCACGAATTTGCCACCTTGGTCATCGATATTCTAACTGATGCTAAACGACGGCAGTGGGGTAATTCGTGCGAAAGTCCCAAag ACAATGTGGAGCTGATCCTTCAAGGAATAGACAGCCGCCATAACAGTGAGAGCCAGGACAACGACCAGCCGGATTACGACAGCGTGGCTTCAGATGAAGATCCAGTGCAAGAGGCCACCTGTGGGGACAGCTGCAACGATAGAAGGACCAAG AGCTCAGAGTCATCCGACCTCTCCGATGGACCAATCACAGTGCAGGAGTTTATGGAGGTGAAGAGCGCCCTCACCGCATCAGAAGCCAAAATACAACAGCTTCTCAAAGTCAACTGTCACCTCAGTGAAGAGCTGCGGTTGATGCAGAGCAAA CTGAACTCCCTGcagactgaaaacacaacactgcGATGGCAGGCCCCCAGCGGACAACAACACCTCCAGGGGCCCTTTGTTCGACACCCACCCCGAGGAGGTCGCGCCATGTCCATGTATGAGACGGGCTCTAGTCTGAGGCAATACCCCCACCGAGTCGAAACGGCCCGTCATGAGGATGGAGTCATTTTACAGCCCTTCCCAACCAAT ATTGGGAGGGGTCCTTTGGGGACGGCTGCTTCCTCCCTCCCTACCTTCCCCTCTTCCCTGTCCTGGTCGTGGGATGAGAGATCTCGAAGG GGCTGTAGCCTGGAAGGACAGAGTATGATGCTGGAGAATGATTATGACACTACGCCCAACCACTCTGAACTGGAGGAGACTGG CAGCCCTCTTCCAGCTTCTGATGCAGGAGAGCcgggggaggaaggagaggaagatgcTACCCTACCGTGCACAGAGGACGTCATCTGTAAGACAGAGCAGATCACTAAAAACATACAGGAGCTTCTGAGAGCTGCCCAGGAGACCAAACATGAAAG CTTCCTGCCTTGTTCAGAAAAGATCTGCATGGCTGTGACAGAGATGGCCGCCCTGTTTCCCAAG AGGCCGTCCTCAGAGACTGTGAGAGGGTCTCTGTGTCTGCTCACTTCAAGTGCCAGTCGGCTCCATGGAGAGTGCCAGAAGGCTGCAGAGCACAACCCCTGCCCGTCGGACATCCAGCTGGTCACTCAGCAGGTCATCCAGTGCGCCTATGACATTGCCAAAGCTGCCAAGCAACTTGTCACTGTGacaaccaaagaaaacaacaactaa
- the git2b gene encoding ARF GTPase-activating protein GIT2b isoform X9, which yields MSKRVRSREVCADCSAPEPRWASVNRGVLICDECCSIHRGLGRHSSQVRHLTHSPWPSSQLQMVQTLYGNGANSIWEHSLLDPSSSVSGKRKANPQDRVHPNKTEFIKAKYQMLAYVHRMPCREDDSVTAKDLSKQLHSSVRTGNLETCLRLLSLGAQANFFHPGQQEKGNTPLHIAAKAGQMLQAELLAVYGADPGALDSSGKTPIDYARQAGHQELAERLVEIQYELTDRLTFYLCGRRPDHRNGQHFIIPQMADRNNSLDLSEFAKAAKKKLQSLSNHQFEELAMDVYDEVDRRETDAVWLATQNHSTLVTDTTVVPFLPVNPEYSSTRNQGRQKLARFSAHEFATLVIDILTDAKRRQWGNSCESPKDNVELILQGIDSRHNSESQDNDQPDYDSVASDEDPVQEATCGDSCNDRRTKSSESSDLSDGPITVQEFMEVKSALTASEAKIQQLLKVNCHLSEELRLMQSKLNSLQTENTTLRWQAPSGQQHLQGPFVRHPPRGGRAMSMYETGSSLRQYPHRVETARHEDGVILQPFPTNGCSLEGQSMMLENDYDTTPNHSELEETGPLPASDAGEPGEEGEEDATLPCTEDVICKTEQITKNIQELLRAAQETKHESFLPCSEKICMAVTEMAALFPKRPSSETVRGSLCLLTSSASRLHGECQKAAEHNPCPSDIQLVTQQVIQCAYDIAKAAKQLVTVTTKENNN from the exons ATGTCAAAGCGAGTACGAAGCAGAGAGGTCTGCGCTGATTGCAGTGCTCCGG aGCCACGGTGGGCCTCTGTTAACAGGGGTGTGTTGATCTGTGATGAGTGCTGCAGCATCCATCGAGGTCTGGGGCGACACAGCTCTCAAGTCCGACATCTGACTCATTCACCATGGCCATCCTCACAGTTACAG ATGGTCCAGACACTCTATGGGAATGGGGCTAATTCCATATGGGAGCACAGCCTCCTCGACCCTTCCTCTTCAGTGAGCGGGAAGCGTAAAGCCAACCCCCAGGACAGAGTTCA TCCCAACAAGACAGAGTTCATCAAGGCCAAATATCAGATGTTGGCGTACGTCCATCGGATGCCTTGTCGCGAAGATGACAGTGTTACCGCAAAAGACCTTAGCAAG CAACTTCATTCCAGTGTTCGGACTGGAAACCTGGAGACCTGCCTAAGACTTTTATCTTTGGGCGCACAAGCCAACTTCTTCCATCCA GGACAACAGGAGAAAGGAAACACCCCGTTACATATAGCAGCGAAAGCAGGACAGATGTTACAAGCAGAACTGTTGGCGGTGTATGGAGCTGATCCCGGCGCTCTGGACTCCAGTGGAAAGACCCCCATTGATTATGCAAG ACAAGCTGGGCATCAGGAGCTGGCAGAGAGGCTAGTGGAGATACAGTATGAACTCACTGACCGGTTAACATTTTACCTTTGTGGTAGAAGGCCAG aTCACAGAAACGGGCAGCATTTTATCATCCCACAGATGGCAGACAG AAATAA cAGCCTGGATTTATCTGAGTTTGCAAAAGCTGCAAAGAAGAAGCTCCAGTCG CTAAGTAATCATCAGTTTGAAGAACTCGCCATGGATGTTTATGATGAAGTtgacagaagagaaacagatgCAG tgtGGTTGGCCACTCAGAACCACAGCACACTTGTAACAGACACCACAGTTGTGCCTTTCCTGCCGGTCAATCCAGAGTACTCATCGACCAGAAACCAG gGTCGTCAAAAATTGGCGAGGTTTAGTGCTCACGAATTTGCCACCTTGGTCATCGATATTCTAACTGATGCTAAACGACGGCAGTGGGGTAATTCGTGCGAAAGTCCCAAag ACAATGTGGAGCTGATCCTTCAAGGAATAGACAGCCGCCATAACAGTGAGAGCCAGGACAACGACCAGCCGGATTACGACAGCGTGGCTTCAGATGAAGATCCAGTGCAAGAGGCCACCTGTGGGGACAGCTGCAACGATAGAAGGACCAAG AGCTCAGAGTCATCCGACCTCTCCGATGGACCAATCACAGTGCAGGAGTTTATGGAGGTGAAGAGCGCCCTCACCGCATCAGAAGCCAAAATACAACAGCTTCTCAAAGTCAACTGTCACCTCAGTGAAGAGCTGCGGTTGATGCAGAGCAAA CTGAACTCCCTGcagactgaaaacacaacactgcGATGGCAGGCCCCCAGCGGACAACAACACCTCCAGGGGCCCTTTGTTCGACACCCACCCCGAGGAGGTCGCGCCATGTCCATGTATGAGACGGGCTCTAGTCTGAGGCAATACCCCCACCGAGTCGAAACGGCCCGTCATGAGGATGGAGTCATTTTACAGCCCTTCCCAACCAAT GGCTGTAGCCTGGAAGGACAGAGTATGATGCTGGAGAATGATTATGACACTACGCCCAACCACTCTGAACTGGAGGAGACTGG CCCTCTTCCAGCTTCTGATGCAGGAGAGCcgggggaggaaggagaggaagatgcTACCCTACCGTGCACAGAGGACGTCATCTGTAAGACAGAGCAGATCACTAAAAACATACAGGAGCTTCTGAGAGCTGCCCAGGAGACCAAACATGAAAG CTTCCTGCCTTGTTCAGAAAAGATCTGCATGGCTGTGACAGAGATGGCCGCCCTGTTTCCCAAG AGGCCGTCCTCAGAGACTGTGAGAGGGTCTCTGTGTCTGCTCACTTCAAGTGCCAGTCGGCTCCATGGAGAGTGCCAGAAGGCTGCAGAGCACAACCCCTGCCCGTCGGACATCCAGCTGGTCACTCAGCAGGTCATCCAGTGCGCCTATGACATTGCCAAAGCTGCCAAGCAACTTGTCACTGTGacaaccaaagaaaacaacaactaa
- the git2b gene encoding ARF GTPase-activating protein GIT2b isoform X8, whose translation MSKRVRSREVCADCSAPEPRWASVNRGVLICDECCSIHRGLGRHSSQVRHLTHSPWPSSQLQMVQTLYGNGANSIWEHSLLDPSSSVSGKRKANPQDRVHPNKTEFIKAKYQMLAYVHRMPCREDDSVTAKDLSKQLHSSVRTGNLETCLRLLSLGAQANFFHPGQQEKGNTPLHIAAKAGQMLQAELLAVYGADPGALDSSGKTPIDYARQAGHQELAERLVEIQYELTDRLTFYLCGRRPDHRNGQHFIIPQMADRNNSLDLSEFAKAAKKKLQSLSNHQFEELAMDVYDEVDRRETDAVWLATQNHSTLVTDTTVVPFLPVNPEYSSTRNQGRQKLARFSAHEFATLVIDILTDAKRRQWGNSCESPKDNVELILQGIDSRHNSESQDNDQPDYDSVASDEDPVQEATCGDSCNDRRTKSSESSDLSDGPITVQEFMEVKSALTASEAKIQQLLKVNCHLSEELRLMQSKLNSLQTENTTLRWQAPSGQQHLQGPFVRHPPRGGRAMSMYETGSSLRQYPHRVETARHEDGVILQPFPTNGCSLEGQSMMLENDYDTTPNHSELEETGSPLPASDAGEPGEEGEEDATLPCTEDVICKTEQITKNIQELLRAAQETKHESFLPCSEKICMAVTEMAALFPKRPSSETVRGSLCLLTSSASRLHGECQKAAEHNPCPSDIQLVTQQVIQCAYDIAKAAKQLVTVTTKENNN comes from the exons ATGTCAAAGCGAGTACGAAGCAGAGAGGTCTGCGCTGATTGCAGTGCTCCGG aGCCACGGTGGGCCTCTGTTAACAGGGGTGTGTTGATCTGTGATGAGTGCTGCAGCATCCATCGAGGTCTGGGGCGACACAGCTCTCAAGTCCGACATCTGACTCATTCACCATGGCCATCCTCACAGTTACAG ATGGTCCAGACACTCTATGGGAATGGGGCTAATTCCATATGGGAGCACAGCCTCCTCGACCCTTCCTCTTCAGTGAGCGGGAAGCGTAAAGCCAACCCCCAGGACAGAGTTCA TCCCAACAAGACAGAGTTCATCAAGGCCAAATATCAGATGTTGGCGTACGTCCATCGGATGCCTTGTCGCGAAGATGACAGTGTTACCGCAAAAGACCTTAGCAAG CAACTTCATTCCAGTGTTCGGACTGGAAACCTGGAGACCTGCCTAAGACTTTTATCTTTGGGCGCACAAGCCAACTTCTTCCATCCA GGACAACAGGAGAAAGGAAACACCCCGTTACATATAGCAGCGAAAGCAGGACAGATGTTACAAGCAGAACTGTTGGCGGTGTATGGAGCTGATCCCGGCGCTCTGGACTCCAGTGGAAAGACCCCCATTGATTATGCAAG ACAAGCTGGGCATCAGGAGCTGGCAGAGAGGCTAGTGGAGATACAGTATGAACTCACTGACCGGTTAACATTTTACCTTTGTGGTAGAAGGCCAG aTCACAGAAACGGGCAGCATTTTATCATCCCACAGATGGCAGACAG AAATAA cAGCCTGGATTTATCTGAGTTTGCAAAAGCTGCAAAGAAGAAGCTCCAGTCG CTAAGTAATCATCAGTTTGAAGAACTCGCCATGGATGTTTATGATGAAGTtgacagaagagaaacagatgCAG tgtGGTTGGCCACTCAGAACCACAGCACACTTGTAACAGACACCACAGTTGTGCCTTTCCTGCCGGTCAATCCAGAGTACTCATCGACCAGAAACCAG gGTCGTCAAAAATTGGCGAGGTTTAGTGCTCACGAATTTGCCACCTTGGTCATCGATATTCTAACTGATGCTAAACGACGGCAGTGGGGTAATTCGTGCGAAAGTCCCAAag ACAATGTGGAGCTGATCCTTCAAGGAATAGACAGCCGCCATAACAGTGAGAGCCAGGACAACGACCAGCCGGATTACGACAGCGTGGCTTCAGATGAAGATCCAGTGCAAGAGGCCACCTGTGGGGACAGCTGCAACGATAGAAGGACCAAG AGCTCAGAGTCATCCGACCTCTCCGATGGACCAATCACAGTGCAGGAGTTTATGGAGGTGAAGAGCGCCCTCACCGCATCAGAAGCCAAAATACAACAGCTTCTCAAAGTCAACTGTCACCTCAGTGAAGAGCTGCGGTTGATGCAGAGCAAA CTGAACTCCCTGcagactgaaaacacaacactgcGATGGCAGGCCCCCAGCGGACAACAACACCTCCAGGGGCCCTTTGTTCGACACCCACCCCGAGGAGGTCGCGCCATGTCCATGTATGAGACGGGCTCTAGTCTGAGGCAATACCCCCACCGAGTCGAAACGGCCCGTCATGAGGATGGAGTCATTTTACAGCCCTTCCCAACCAAT GGCTGTAGCCTGGAAGGACAGAGTATGATGCTGGAGAATGATTATGACACTACGCCCAACCACTCTGAACTGGAGGAGACTGG CAGCCCTCTTCCAGCTTCTGATGCAGGAGAGCcgggggaggaaggagaggaagatgcTACCCTACCGTGCACAGAGGACGTCATCTGTAAGACAGAGCAGATCACTAAAAACATACAGGAGCTTCTGAGAGCTGCCCAGGAGACCAAACATGAAAG CTTCCTGCCTTGTTCAGAAAAGATCTGCATGGCTGTGACAGAGATGGCCGCCCTGTTTCCCAAG AGGCCGTCCTCAGAGACTGTGAGAGGGTCTCTGTGTCTGCTCACTTCAAGTGCCAGTCGGCTCCATGGAGAGTGCCAGAAGGCTGCAGAGCACAACCCCTGCCCGTCGGACATCCAGCTGGTCACTCAGCAGGTCATCCAGTGCGCCTATGACATTGCCAAAGCTGCCAAGCAACTTGTCACTGTGacaaccaaagaaaacaacaactaa
- the git2b gene encoding ARF GTPase-activating protein GIT2b isoform X3 → MSKRVRSREVCADCSAPEPRWASVNRGVLICDECCSIHRGLGRHSSQVRHLTHSPWPSSQLQMVQTLYGNGANSIWEHSLLDPSSSVSGKRKANPQDRVHPNKTEFIKAKYQMLAYVHRMPCREDDSVTAKDLSKQLHSSVRTGNLETCLRLLSLGAQANFFHPGQQEKGNTPLHIAAKAGQMLQAELLAVYGADPGALDSSGKTPIDYARQAGHQELAERLVEIQYELTDRLTFYLCGRRPDHRNGQHFIIPQMADSSLDLSEFAKAAKKKLQSLSNHQFEELAMDVYDEVDRRETDAVWLATQNHSTLVTDTTVVPFLPVNPEYSSTRNQGRQKLARFSAHEFATLVIDILTDAKRRQWGNSCESPKDNVELILQGIDSRHNSESQDNDQPDYDSVASDEDPVQEATCGDSCNDRRTKSSESSDLSDGPITVQEFMEVKSALTASEAKIQQLLKVNCHLSEELRLMQSKLNSLQTENTTLRWQAPSGQQHLQGPFVRHPPRGGRAMSMYETGSSLRQYPHRVETARHEDGVILQPFPTNIGRGPLGTAASSLPTFPSSLSWSWDERSRRGCSLEGQSMMLENDYDTTPNHSELEETGSPLPASDAGEPGEEGEEDATLPCTEDVICKTEQITKNIQELLRAAQETKHESFLPCSEKICMAVTEMAALFPKRPSSETVRGSLCLLTSSASRLHGECQKAAEHNPCPSDIQLVTQQVIQCAYDIAKAAKQLVTVTTKENNN, encoded by the exons ATGTCAAAGCGAGTACGAAGCAGAGAGGTCTGCGCTGATTGCAGTGCTCCGG aGCCACGGTGGGCCTCTGTTAACAGGGGTGTGTTGATCTGTGATGAGTGCTGCAGCATCCATCGAGGTCTGGGGCGACACAGCTCTCAAGTCCGACATCTGACTCATTCACCATGGCCATCCTCACAGTTACAG ATGGTCCAGACACTCTATGGGAATGGGGCTAATTCCATATGGGAGCACAGCCTCCTCGACCCTTCCTCTTCAGTGAGCGGGAAGCGTAAAGCCAACCCCCAGGACAGAGTTCA TCCCAACAAGACAGAGTTCATCAAGGCCAAATATCAGATGTTGGCGTACGTCCATCGGATGCCTTGTCGCGAAGATGACAGTGTTACCGCAAAAGACCTTAGCAAG CAACTTCATTCCAGTGTTCGGACTGGAAACCTGGAGACCTGCCTAAGACTTTTATCTTTGGGCGCACAAGCCAACTTCTTCCATCCA GGACAACAGGAGAAAGGAAACACCCCGTTACATATAGCAGCGAAAGCAGGACAGATGTTACAAGCAGAACTGTTGGCGGTGTATGGAGCTGATCCCGGCGCTCTGGACTCCAGTGGAAAGACCCCCATTGATTATGCAAG ACAAGCTGGGCATCAGGAGCTGGCAGAGAGGCTAGTGGAGATACAGTATGAACTCACTGACCGGTTAACATTTTACCTTTGTGGTAGAAGGCCAG aTCACAGAAACGGGCAGCATTTTATCATCCCACAGATGGCAGACAG cAGCCTGGATTTATCTGAGTTTGCAAAAGCTGCAAAGAAGAAGCTCCAGTCG CTAAGTAATCATCAGTTTGAAGAACTCGCCATGGATGTTTATGATGAAGTtgacagaagagaaacagatgCAG tgtGGTTGGCCACTCAGAACCACAGCACACTTGTAACAGACACCACAGTTGTGCCTTTCCTGCCGGTCAATCCAGAGTACTCATCGACCAGAAACCAG gGTCGTCAAAAATTGGCGAGGTTTAGTGCTCACGAATTTGCCACCTTGGTCATCGATATTCTAACTGATGCTAAACGACGGCAGTGGGGTAATTCGTGCGAAAGTCCCAAag ACAATGTGGAGCTGATCCTTCAAGGAATAGACAGCCGCCATAACAGTGAGAGCCAGGACAACGACCAGCCGGATTACGACAGCGTGGCTTCAGATGAAGATCCAGTGCAAGAGGCCACCTGTGGGGACAGCTGCAACGATAGAAGGACCAAG AGCTCAGAGTCATCCGACCTCTCCGATGGACCAATCACAGTGCAGGAGTTTATGGAGGTGAAGAGCGCCCTCACCGCATCAGAAGCCAAAATACAACAGCTTCTCAAAGTCAACTGTCACCTCAGTGAAGAGCTGCGGTTGATGCAGAGCAAA CTGAACTCCCTGcagactgaaaacacaacactgcGATGGCAGGCCCCCAGCGGACAACAACACCTCCAGGGGCCCTTTGTTCGACACCCACCCCGAGGAGGTCGCGCCATGTCCATGTATGAGACGGGCTCTAGTCTGAGGCAATACCCCCACCGAGTCGAAACGGCCCGTCATGAGGATGGAGTCATTTTACAGCCCTTCCCAACCAAT ATTGGGAGGGGTCCTTTGGGGACGGCTGCTTCCTCCCTCCCTACCTTCCCCTCTTCCCTGTCCTGGTCGTGGGATGAGAGATCTCGAAGG GGCTGTAGCCTGGAAGGACAGAGTATGATGCTGGAGAATGATTATGACACTACGCCCAACCACTCTGAACTGGAGGAGACTGG CAGCCCTCTTCCAGCTTCTGATGCAGGAGAGCcgggggaggaaggagaggaagatgcTACCCTACCGTGCACAGAGGACGTCATCTGTAAGACAGAGCAGATCACTAAAAACATACAGGAGCTTCTGAGAGCTGCCCAGGAGACCAAACATGAAAG CTTCCTGCCTTGTTCAGAAAAGATCTGCATGGCTGTGACAGAGATGGCCGCCCTGTTTCCCAAG AGGCCGTCCTCAGAGACTGTGAGAGGGTCTCTGTGTCTGCTCACTTCAAGTGCCAGTCGGCTCCATGGAGAGTGCCAGAAGGCTGCAGAGCACAACCCCTGCCCGTCGGACATCCAGCTGGTCACTCAGCAGGTCATCCAGTGCGCCTATGACATTGCCAAAGCTGCCAAGCAACTTGTCACTGTGacaaccaaagaaaacaacaactaa
- the git2b gene encoding ARF GTPase-activating protein GIT2b isoform X5 yields MSKRVRSREVCADCSAPEPRWASVNRGVLICDECCSIHRGLGRHSSQVRHLTHSPWPSSQLQMVQTLYGNGANSIWEHSLLDPSSSVSGKRKANPQDRVHPNKTEFIKAKYQMLAYVHRMPCREDDSVTAKDLSKQLHSSVRTGNLETCLRLLSLGAQANFFHPGQQEKGNTPLHIAAKAGQMLQAELLAVYGADPGALDSSGKTPIDYARQAGHQELAERLVEIQYELTDRLTFYLCGRRPDHRNGQHFIIPQMADSLDLSEFAKAAKKKLQSLSNHQFEELAMDVYDEVDRRETDAVWLATQNHSTLVTDTTVVPFLPVNPEYSSTRNQGRQKLARFSAHEFATLVIDILTDAKRRQWGNSCESPKDNVELILQGIDSRHNSESQDNDQPDYDSVASDEDPVQEATCGDSCNDRRTKSSESSDLSDGPITVQEFMEVKSALTASEAKIQQLLKVNCHLSEELRLMQSKLNSLQTENTTLRWQAPSGQQHLQGPFVRHPPRGGRAMSMYETGSSLRQYPHRVETARHEDGVILQPFPTNIGRGPLGTAASSLPTFPSSLSWSWDERSRRGCSLEGQSMMLENDYDTTPNHSELEETGSPLPASDAGEPGEEGEEDATLPCTEDVICKTEQITKNIQELLRAAQETKHESFLPCSEKICMAVTEMAALFPKRPSSETVRGSLCLLTSSASRLHGECQKAAEHNPCPSDIQLVTQQVIQCAYDIAKAAKQLVTVTTKENNN; encoded by the exons ATGTCAAAGCGAGTACGAAGCAGAGAGGTCTGCGCTGATTGCAGTGCTCCGG aGCCACGGTGGGCCTCTGTTAACAGGGGTGTGTTGATCTGTGATGAGTGCTGCAGCATCCATCGAGGTCTGGGGCGACACAGCTCTCAAGTCCGACATCTGACTCATTCACCATGGCCATCCTCACAGTTACAG ATGGTCCAGACACTCTATGGGAATGGGGCTAATTCCATATGGGAGCACAGCCTCCTCGACCCTTCCTCTTCAGTGAGCGGGAAGCGTAAAGCCAACCCCCAGGACAGAGTTCA TCCCAACAAGACAGAGTTCATCAAGGCCAAATATCAGATGTTGGCGTACGTCCATCGGATGCCTTGTCGCGAAGATGACAGTGTTACCGCAAAAGACCTTAGCAAG CAACTTCATTCCAGTGTTCGGACTGGAAACCTGGAGACCTGCCTAAGACTTTTATCTTTGGGCGCACAAGCCAACTTCTTCCATCCA GGACAACAGGAGAAAGGAAACACCCCGTTACATATAGCAGCGAAAGCAGGACAGATGTTACAAGCAGAACTGTTGGCGGTGTATGGAGCTGATCCCGGCGCTCTGGACTCCAGTGGAAAGACCCCCATTGATTATGCAAG ACAAGCTGGGCATCAGGAGCTGGCAGAGAGGCTAGTGGAGATACAGTATGAACTCACTGACCGGTTAACATTTTACCTTTGTGGTAGAAGGCCAG aTCACAGAAACGGGCAGCATTTTATCATCCCACAGATGGCAGACAG CCTGGATTTATCTGAGTTTGCAAAAGCTGCAAAGAAGAAGCTCCAGTCG CTAAGTAATCATCAGTTTGAAGAACTCGCCATGGATGTTTATGATGAAGTtgacagaagagaaacagatgCAG tgtGGTTGGCCACTCAGAACCACAGCACACTTGTAACAGACACCACAGTTGTGCCTTTCCTGCCGGTCAATCCAGAGTACTCATCGACCAGAAACCAG gGTCGTCAAAAATTGGCGAGGTTTAGTGCTCACGAATTTGCCACCTTGGTCATCGATATTCTAACTGATGCTAAACGACGGCAGTGGGGTAATTCGTGCGAAAGTCCCAAag ACAATGTGGAGCTGATCCTTCAAGGAATAGACAGCCGCCATAACAGTGAGAGCCAGGACAACGACCAGCCGGATTACGACAGCGTGGCTTCAGATGAAGATCCAGTGCAAGAGGCCACCTGTGGGGACAGCTGCAACGATAGAAGGACCAAG AGCTCAGAGTCATCCGACCTCTCCGATGGACCAATCACAGTGCAGGAGTTTATGGAGGTGAAGAGCGCCCTCACCGCATCAGAAGCCAAAATACAACAGCTTCTCAAAGTCAACTGTCACCTCAGTGAAGAGCTGCGGTTGATGCAGAGCAAA CTGAACTCCCTGcagactgaaaacacaacactgcGATGGCAGGCCCCCAGCGGACAACAACACCTCCAGGGGCCCTTTGTTCGACACCCACCCCGAGGAGGTCGCGCCATGTCCATGTATGAGACGGGCTCTAGTCTGAGGCAATACCCCCACCGAGTCGAAACGGCCCGTCATGAGGATGGAGTCATTTTACAGCCCTTCCCAACCAAT ATTGGGAGGGGTCCTTTGGGGACGGCTGCTTCCTCCCTCCCTACCTTCCCCTCTTCCCTGTCCTGGTCGTGGGATGAGAGATCTCGAAGG GGCTGTAGCCTGGAAGGACAGAGTATGATGCTGGAGAATGATTATGACACTACGCCCAACCACTCTGAACTGGAGGAGACTGG CAGCCCTCTTCCAGCTTCTGATGCAGGAGAGCcgggggaggaaggagaggaagatgcTACCCTACCGTGCACAGAGGACGTCATCTGTAAGACAGAGCAGATCACTAAAAACATACAGGAGCTTCTGAGAGCTGCCCAGGAGACCAAACATGAAAG CTTCCTGCCTTGTTCAGAAAAGATCTGCATGGCTGTGACAGAGATGGCCGCCCTGTTTCCCAAG AGGCCGTCCTCAGAGACTGTGAGAGGGTCTCTGTGTCTGCTCACTTCAAGTGCCAGTCGGCTCCATGGAGAGTGCCAGAAGGCTGCAGAGCACAACCCCTGCCCGTCGGACATCCAGCTGGTCACTCAGCAGGTCATCCAGTGCGCCTATGACATTGCCAAAGCTGCCAAGCAACTTGTCACTGTGacaaccaaagaaaacaacaactaa